From the genome of Candidatus Bathyarchaeota archaeon, one region includes:
- a CDS encoding DMT family transporter: protein MTHHWGYVGAIASAVLFGVSSTLNKIALENVNPLIVAGMIYFVGGVLLFAVHLSPLHRKILSLFETPTETETKISGKDYRILAVVILCGSIIAPFMLLYGLNETTAINTSLLLNTEPLLTVLIAFVFLKERGTKKDYLAILLLLIGVAFITTKGEFQMLTLTKEVTGNLLIVGACLFWGIDNNLSKFLSKKRDIIMITGLKCFIGGAVLLVVSLFLRVSFDVALISIPYILSVGAFSIAFSILLFLFALREIGAMRTGVVFSISSLFGAVFAFVILREAFTLIQLLAGLIMLLGVYILCKR, encoded by the coding sequence GTGACTCACCATTGGGGATATGTAGGTGCGATTGCTTCCGCGGTTTTGTTTGGAGTAAGTTCAACTCTGAACAAGATTGCGTTGGAAAATGTTAATCCTTTGATTGTTGCAGGAATGATTTACTTTGTTGGCGGTGTTCTCCTATTTGCAGTTCACCTTTCTCCACTTCACAGAAAGATTCTCTCTCTGTTTGAAACCCCCACTGAGACTGAAACCAAAATATCAGGAAAAGATTACAGAATTCTTGCTGTTGTTATTCTCTGTGGCTCAATCATCGCACCTTTTATGCTTTTGTATGGTCTTAACGAAACCACGGCAATTAATACGTCTCTACTCCTTAACACAGAACCACTGTTAACTGTTTTAATAGCCTTTGTTTTTCTGAAAGAACGAGGAACAAAGAAGGATTATCTTGCCATTCTTCTCTTACTTATTGGAGTTGCGTTTATAACAACAAAAGGAGAGTTCCAGATGCTGACCTTAACCAAAGAGGTCACCGGCAACCTGCTGATAGTAGGCGCCTGCCTATTTTGGGGAATAGACAACAACCTAAGCAAGTTTCTAAGCAAAAAACGAGACATCATCATGATAACTGGATTGAAATGCTTCATTGGTGGTGCTGTCCTGCTGGTTGTGTCTCTATTTCTAAGAGTTAGTTTTGATGTCGCACTGATTTCCATACCATACATATTGTCAGTGGGAGCTTTCAGTATAGCCTTCTCAATTCTACTGTTTCTTTTTGCATTAAGGGAAATAGGTGCAATGCGAACTGGAGTTGTTTTTTCTATATCCTCCCTTTTTGGTGCAGTGTTTGCTTTTGTCATACTCAGAGAAGCCTTTACTCTTATACAGTTACTAGCTGGATTGATCATGTTGTTAGGAGTTTACATTCTCTGCAAAAGATGA
- a CDS encoding double-stranded DNA-binding protein: MPEDKELERWKHRKLLEMRKRWLAKEAGKEKETENPKKVLSRVLIGRGLEVLNAAERQYPEAIPQIKKALAQLISTGKLKGPVDGAQLLWFFKRLGLKIRLETRIRILKHGELKTIEEKLKAKL; this comes from the coding sequence TTGCCGGAAGATAAGGAATTAGAACGGTGGAAACATCGGAAACTGCTCGAGATGAGGAAACGCTGGCTAGCAAAAGAGGCTGGAAAAGAAAAGGAAACAGAGAATCCTAAGAAAGTGCTAAGTCGAGTTCTGATCGGCCGGGGCTTAGAAGTTTTGAACGCTGCAGAACGCCAGTATCCTGAGGCCATTCCTCAAATTAAAAAGGCTTTAGCTCAGCTAATATCTACGGGGAAACTGAAAGGCCCAGTGGATGGCGCGCAACTGCTCTGGTTTTTCAAGCGTTTAGGTCTGAAGATTAGACTTGAAACACGTATCCGCATTTTAAAGCATGGAGAGCTGAAGACGATAGAAGAGAAACTGAAAGCAAAATTATAG
- a CDS encoding hydrogenase iron-sulfur subunit, translated as MTQEETKVGVYICHCGGNISDTVDVEKVREAAAKFKGVKIAETYEYVCSDPGQEMIIKGIKEHGLNRIVVASCSPRMHLDTFRRAVKSAGLNQYFLEMANIREQCSWVHDHKEAATSKAIDLVRGAVERARYLEPLKTKSIPVNRGILVIGGGIAGIITSIELADKGYQVYLVERSPSIGGHMAQLSKTFPTLDCSQCILTPKMVYAGQHPNIKTISMAEPIAVEGSPGNYRVLIKKHPRFIDASKCTACGECEKFCPVKVPSEFSAGLFPRKAIYTPFKQAVPRTYVIDKEHCLYFTKGVCRLCEKLCKGKAIDFNQKEEVIELDVGAIVACTGFELVDPKAFEEYSFGLHPDIVTNLQLEILLNHEMRRPSNGKVAKKVAFILCVGSRMMNEEPGVEHCCKIGCMASIKQAMIVQKIVPDAEPWIFYTDVRADGKGYEEFYTTAQDHNVHFVRGRVAEVLPQSDEILVRAEDTLLGTQVEGKFDLVVLVLGIIPSSGTQELAQKLGIQVGPDRFLLERHYKLRPVDSQREGVFIAGCALSPKDVRETVLEAMSTASRVTTFVGKGEISVSPEVAYIIPEKCNNCGICIKVCPVAAVEESPTGLTINPMSCIGCGICVPRCPEKAIDLKHCTEAQLMAQICKVSEGGKAPKIIAFLEKEIAYGAADLAGQSRASYPPNVEIISVPSTGRVGLKHLLHAFASGADGVILLEDHGGVFTEEALRKHVTQLKKELREYGVQSLRLMSFSTTLPEYNKVLNIFETFNERISKMGPLSQETRLKIKEKLATQQSFSAD; from the coding sequence ATGACCCAAGAAGAAACGAAGGTAGGAGTGTACATTTGCCACTGCGGAGGGAACATAAGTGATACGGTAGATGTGGAAAAGGTGAGAGAAGCTGCTGCCAAATTTAAAGGGGTAAAAATCGCAGAAACATACGAATATGTGTGCAGTGACCCTGGACAAGAAATGATAATAAAGGGGATAAAGGAGCATGGGCTCAACAGAATCGTAGTGGCGTCATGTTCACCGCGGATGCACCTTGACACTTTTAGGCGAGCAGTGAAATCGGCTGGTTTGAACCAGTATTTCCTTGAAATGGCAAATATTAGAGAGCAGTGTAGCTGGGTTCACGACCATAAGGAGGCTGCAACGTCTAAGGCTATTGACCTTGTACGTGGGGCGGTGGAACGAGCCCGTTACCTCGAGCCGTTAAAGACGAAGAGCATACCAGTGAATAGAGGTATCCTCGTGATTGGAGGAGGAATCGCGGGCATCATTACTTCCATCGAGTTGGCGGACAAGGGCTATCAAGTATACTTAGTGGAGAGAAGCCCGAGCATAGGCGGGCATATGGCCCAGCTTAGCAAAACTTTCCCCACCCTCGACTGCTCGCAGTGCATTCTCACGCCGAAAATGGTGTACGCTGGACAGCACCCAAACATAAAGACAATCAGCATGGCAGAACCAATAGCCGTCGAAGGTTCTCCTGGCAACTACAGAGTCTTAATCAAAAAGCATCCAAGATTTATAGATGCTTCCAAATGCACTGCCTGTGGAGAGTGTGAGAAGTTTTGTCCTGTCAAGGTTCCAAGCGAGTTCTCAGCCGGCTTGTTTCCACGAAAGGCTATTTACACACCGTTCAAGCAGGCGGTTCCAAGAACATACGTGATTGACAAAGAACACTGTTTATACTTCACTAAGGGAGTTTGCAGGCTTTGCGAAAAATTGTGCAAGGGTAAAGCCATTGATTTCAACCAGAAAGAAGAAGTCATTGAGCTAGACGTGGGCGCGATTGTTGCTTGCACCGGATTTGAGCTAGTTGATCCGAAAGCTTTCGAGGAGTACAGCTTCGGTTTACACCCAGACATCGTAACAAACCTGCAGCTAGAGATACTCCTGAATCATGAAATGCGCAGACCATCTAACGGAAAGGTAGCGAAAAAAGTTGCCTTTATACTCTGCGTGGGTAGCCGAATGATGAACGAGGAACCAGGGGTGGAGCATTGTTGCAAGATAGGTTGTATGGCCTCAATCAAACAGGCTATGATAGTTCAAAAAATCGTGCCGGACGCCGAGCCATGGATTTTTTACACTGACGTAAGAGCTGATGGGAAAGGATACGAAGAGTTCTACACGACGGCTCAAGATCATAATGTGCATTTTGTCAGAGGCCGCGTAGCAGAAGTTCTTCCGCAGAGTGATGAAATATTGGTGAGGGCGGAGGACACCCTTCTTGGGACTCAAGTAGAGGGAAAATTCGACTTAGTAGTACTCGTCTTGGGGATTATTCCTAGTTCAGGCACTCAAGAATTGGCTCAAAAGTTGGGCATCCAAGTCGGCCCTGACAGATTTCTTTTGGAAAGACACTACAAGCTTAGGCCAGTTGACAGTCAAAGGGAAGGAGTGTTTATTGCTGGATGCGCCTTGAGTCCAAAGGACGTTAGGGAAACAGTCTTAGAGGCGATGTCTACCGCTTCAAGGGTTACAACCTTCGTAGGGAAAGGTGAGATTTCTGTCTCGCCAGAAGTAGCCTATATCATTCCCGAAAAATGTAACAACTGTGGGATATGCATAAAAGTATGTCCCGTTGCGGCGGTGGAAGAGTCTCCTACAGGCTTAACGATCAACCCGATGTCATGTATTGGATGTGGAATATGCGTGCCAAGATGTCCTGAAAAGGCTATTGACCTTAAGCACTGCACTGAAGCCCAGTTGATGGCTCAAATCTGTAAAGTAAGCGAAGGCGGCAAAGCGCCAAAGATTATCGCTTTTCTTGAGAAAGAGATAGCTTACGGAGCTGCTGACTTAGCGGGGCAGTCTAGAGCATCATATCCCCCCAACGTGGAGATAATCAGTGTTCCCAGCACTGGAAGAGTCGGCTTGAAACATTTGTTGCACGCATTCGCCTCTGGAGCTGACGGCGTGATATTACTTGAGGATCATGGCGGCGTGTTTACTGAAGAGGCTTTGAGGAAACATGTTACTCAATTGAAAAAGGAGCTAAGAGAATATGGTGTCCAGTCCCTCCGCCTTATGTCGTTTTCTACAACGCTTCCAGAATACAACAAGGTACTCAACATATTCGAAACATTCAACGAGAGAATTTCGAAGATGGGTCCTCTTTCACAAGAAACACGCTTGAAAATTAAAGAAAAACTTGCAACGCAACAAAGTTTTTCGGCAGATTGA
- the trxB gene encoding thioredoxin-disulfide reductase, giving the protein MESWDLIIIGAGPAGLTAGIYGARSGLKTLVLEEKTPGGAAAETPLVENYPGFSEGISGRDLVDKMAEHCRKVGAEIKQLERSIELNVKDERRIVKTDRATYSASAVIIASGCHYRELGVPGEKEFRGRGVSYCTLCDGPFFKRKKVIVIGGGNAAIASAIYLANLASDVKLAHRRSQLRAEEALVKDLHVQKVNVLWNTELKEIRGDVKVKSVVLFNNKTSETRITDVDGVFIQVGEVPNSQIAEEAGVEVDKGGYIIVDSCQRTNVSGVYAAGDVTTSPVKQIGTAVGQAIIAATEAFGYTKQPYYYKA; this is encoded by the coding sequence ATGGAGAGTTGGGACTTAATTATCATCGGCGCAGGACCGGCTGGTCTTACAGCGGGTATTTATGGAGCTCGAAGTGGACTTAAAACGCTAGTTCTTGAGGAAAAAACTCCAGGAGGCGCAGCCGCTGAAACCCCATTAGTGGAGAATTACCCCGGCTTTTCTGAGGGCATCAGTGGACGCGATTTAGTTGATAAAATGGCCGAGCACTGTAGAAAAGTAGGGGCTGAAATCAAACAGTTAGAAAGATCTATTGAACTAAATGTTAAGGATGAAAGAAGAATTGTTAAAACGGACAGAGCCACTTACTCAGCCTCTGCTGTGATTATTGCTTCTGGCTGTCATTACAGGGAGCTTGGAGTACCCGGTGAAAAAGAGTTTCGTGGCAGAGGGGTTAGCTATTGCACCTTGTGTGATGGTCCATTCTTCAAAAGGAAAAAGGTGATTGTTATTGGCGGTGGAAACGCAGCGATTGCCTCCGCAATATACCTCGCGAATCTGGCATCGGATGTTAAGTTGGCTCATCGAAGAAGTCAGTTAAGAGCGGAAGAAGCGCTTGTGAAGGACCTGCATGTGCAAAAGGTGAATGTTCTATGGAACACTGAGCTTAAAGAGATCAGAGGCGATGTTAAAGTGAAAAGCGTTGTCCTATTCAACAATAAAACCAGTGAAACTAGAATAACGGATGTTGATGGCGTGTTTATTCAAGTTGGTGAAGTGCCGAACAGCCAGATCGCTGAGGAAGCTGGCGTTGAAGTAGATAAAGGGGGTTACATCATTGTTGACAGTTGTCAGAGAACCAATGTAAGTGGTGTGTACGCTGCCGGTGACGTGACCACGAGCCCAGTCAAGCAGATTGGAACAGCCGTGGGACAAGCTATCATAGCAGCCACTGAAGCGTTTGGTTACACAAAACAACCATACTACTACAAAGCATGA
- a CDS encoding NAD(P)/FAD-dependent oxidoreductase: MMKSLSEDEEFDVIIVGGGPAGLNTAIMCATRHLKVALFERNRIGGFLATLYPNKIIPNYPGFPEGIVAIELVRNWLQHLRFSGVKVKNETVLDVAKGLTVTTDKKKYRSKVVVIATGTKPKRLGIPNESKFSKEGRGVYYFPSHPEDFLGKKVLVIGGGDTAIDAALELLNLADEIALVHRRESFRAFDENVEKVRKSGLVDLILNGEVVAIKGRNRVEKVVIKQKGKKLEKRVEAIIIAIGLVPNNEVFKHLGLRTDERGFIMTDRAQRTIIEGIFAVGDITYVGLRLITVAAAHGAIASHHIYSYVKKPYWAREAWLNEI, translated from the coding sequence GTGATGAAAAGTTTGTCTGAAGACGAAGAGTTTGATGTCATTATTGTAGGCGGCGGTCCCGCAGGGTTGAATACGGCTATTATGTGTGCAACTAGACACTTGAAAGTTGCACTTTTCGAAAGAAACAGGATAGGTGGCTTCCTCGCAACTCTTTATCCTAACAAGATAATTCCAAACTATCCCGGTTTCCCCGAGGGAATAGTGGCCATAGAATTAGTGAGAAACTGGTTGCAGCATCTCCGATTCAGCGGTGTCAAAGTGAAGAACGAGACCGTCTTGGATGTTGCCAAAGGTCTGACGGTAACTACTGACAAGAAAAAGTATAGGTCCAAGGTTGTGGTTATCGCCACGGGAACCAAGCCTAAACGGCTAGGAATACCCAATGAATCCAAATTCAGCAAGGAAGGTAGGGGAGTATACTATTTTCCGTCTCACCCTGAAGATTTCTTGGGAAAGAAGGTTCTAGTAATTGGGGGTGGAGACACAGCTATAGATGCGGCACTTGAACTGCTTAACTTGGCTGATGAGATAGCTTTGGTTCATAGACGTGAAAGTTTTCGCGCTTTTGATGAAAATGTAGAAAAAGTTAGAAAAAGCGGATTGGTTGACCTAATTCTTAATGGAGAGGTAGTAGCTATAAAGGGACGCAATAGAGTGGAAAAGGTTGTGATAAAACAGAAAGGAAAGAAGCTAGAAAAAAGAGTTGAGGCCATCATAATCGCAATAGGACTCGTTCCAAACAATGAAGTCTTCAAACACCTTGGATTAAGAACTGATGAACGCGGTTTCATCATGACAGACAGAGCTCAGAGAACAATCATTGAAGGAATCTTCGCTGTAGGTGACATTACCTATGTCGGGCTTCGCTTAATCACCGTAGCTGCGGCTCATGGAGCTATTGCTAGTCACCATATATATTCATATGTGAAAAAACCTTACTGGGCAAGAGAAGCTTGGCTTAATGAAATATAA
- a CDS encoding Glu/Leu/Phe/Val dehydrogenase, producing MPRQTSLYEEALKPLKKAAAVLNLEPNIVEVLSSPERMLIVSIPVKMDDGKLKVFTGYRVQHNTARGPAKGGIRYHPGVCLDEVKSLAFWMSVKNAVVGVPFGGGKGGITCNPKKMSEGELERLTRGYAAAIAKFVGPDQDIPAPDVGTNAQIMGWFTDEYCKIVGKCVPGVITAKPLEIGGSRGRGTATGRGAFFATLEAVKTFNIPLKGARVSIQGYGNVARPIAKYLYELGCKIVAVSDSTGGVYNPEGMHPVKLAKFKTKTRSVKGFLGSKEISTIDPITVDCDILIPAALENQITEKNASKVQAKLIVEEANGPTTAEADRILYEKGVVIVPDVLANAGGVTVSYFEWVQNRMGYYWSDEEVDEKLKQVMTKAFKGVYQNAKQYQVDTSLTTQQSLMDMRTAAYVTAVKKIVDAMRALGRI from the coding sequence ATGCCTAGGCAAACTAGCCTATATGAAGAGGCGTTGAAACCGCTGAAGAAGGCAGCGGCTGTACTGAATCTGGAACCTAATATCGTAGAAGTCTTGAGTAGCCCCGAACGAATGCTGATTGTTTCGATTCCCGTAAAAATGGACGATGGGAAATTAAAGGTCTTCACAGGTTACCGTGTGCAACACAACACAGCCAGAGGTCCAGCGAAAGGCGGCATTCGCTACCATCCGGGAGTATGTCTAGACGAAGTTAAATCATTAGCGTTTTGGATGAGTGTTAAAAACGCTGTTGTTGGTGTTCCTTTTGGCGGCGGAAAAGGCGGAATTACATGTAATCCAAAGAAAATGTCAGAAGGCGAACTTGAACGATTAACAAGAGGTTATGCAGCTGCGATAGCGAAGTTCGTTGGGCCAGATCAAGACATTCCTGCACCCGATGTGGGAACAAATGCTCAAATTATGGGGTGGTTTACTGATGAATACTGTAAGATTGTGGGGAAATGTGTTCCTGGAGTAATAACGGCTAAACCTTTAGAAATAGGTGGTTCAAGAGGAAGAGGAACTGCAACTGGTCGTGGAGCATTCTTTGCTACACTAGAAGCAGTGAAAACCTTCAACATACCCTTGAAGGGAGCACGAGTCTCCATACAAGGATATGGTAATGTGGCGCGGCCGATAGCTAAATATCTTTATGAATTGGGTTGCAAAATCGTAGCGGTCAGCGATTCTACAGGCGGCGTATATAACCCCGAAGGTATGCATCCTGTAAAGCTCGCAAAGTTCAAAACTAAAACACGCAGTGTTAAGGGTTTTCTAGGAAGCAAGGAGATAAGTACTATAGACCCGATCACCGTAGACTGTGACATTCTTATTCCTGCGGCTTTGGAGAATCAAATAACCGAGAAGAACGCCAGTAAGGTTCAAGCAAAACTTATAGTTGAAGAGGCAAATGGACCGACAACTGCCGAAGCAGATAGAATACTGTATGAAAAAGGTGTCGTAATTGTTCCTGATGTCTTAGCCAATGCTGGAGGCGTTACAGTAAGTTATTTCGAGTGGGTCCAAAATCGCATGGGATATTATTGGAGCGATGAAGAAGTTGATGAAAAACTAAAACAAGTAATGACAAAAGCCTTTAAAGGCGTCTATCAAAACGCGAAGCAGTATCAAGTAGACACCTCTCTTACTACACAGCAATCACTAATGGATATGCGAACAGCCGCTTATGTGACAGCGGTTAAGAAAATTGTCGACGCAATGCGAGCTCTAGGTCGCATCTAG
- a CDS encoding CoB--CoM heterodisulfide reductase iron-sulfur subunit A family protein: MYVQMCEELTLATNATLVVGGGIAGMQASLDLANRGFRVYLVEKSPSIGGRMAQLDKTFPTMDCSICILAPKMIECFRHPNIKLFTCSEVKEVTGSAGNFRAKVLKHPRFVDTNKCTGCGVCTEKCPVKVPSEFDMGLGIRKAVYMPFPQAVPRVATIDKDHCLFFQKGVCRVCEKFCQAHAINFDQKPEEITLNVSSIILATGLELYDPAPITEYGYKRYKNVLLSLEFERLINASGPTRGELSRPSDNKHPHRIVFIQCVGSRTQQKGLPYCSSVCCMYATKEAILIREHDPECEVYILYMDLRVYGKRFQEFVSRARDEWGVKYVNGRPSAILEDLSTKDLLVRYLDVFGGKIEELRTDLVVLCPALIPREDNKVLAKTFCLELNEYGFFKTKDPLLASVETNVGGIFVCGYCQAPKDISESVTQASAAAARAAEVTVSAVVR; encoded by the coding sequence ATGTATGTGCAAATGTGCGAGGAATTGACTTTGGCTACCAATGCTACACTTGTGGTTGGCGGAGGTATAGCTGGAATGCAAGCATCTCTTGATCTCGCTAACCGCGGTTTCAGGGTATATCTTGTTGAAAAATCTCCAAGTATTGGAGGGCGGATGGCTCAGCTTGACAAAACTTTTCCAACGATGGACTGTTCAATATGTATCCTTGCTCCAAAAATGATTGAGTGCTTCCGCCACCCGAACATCAAACTGTTCACATGTTCAGAAGTTAAGGAAGTTACTGGTTCTGCTGGGAACTTCAGAGCTAAGGTTTTAAAACACCCAAGGTTTGTTGACACGAACAAATGCACTGGTTGTGGTGTGTGCACTGAAAAGTGCCCAGTTAAGGTACCGAGCGAATTTGATATGGGCCTGGGGATACGAAAAGCCGTCTACATGCCTTTTCCACAAGCAGTACCACGTGTAGCCACAATAGACAAGGACCACTGCCTCTTCTTTCAGAAAGGAGTATGCAGAGTATGCGAAAAATTCTGCCAAGCACATGCAATCAACTTCGATCAAAAACCTGAGGAAATAACGCTTAATGTTTCAAGCATAATATTGGCCACAGGCCTAGAGCTTTATGACCCAGCGCCGATAACCGAATATGGTTATAAACGATACAAGAACGTTCTTCTATCGCTAGAATTTGAAAGGCTCATCAATGCTTCCGGGCCAACCCGTGGAGAGCTTTCAAGGCCTTCAGATAACAAGCATCCCCATAGAATAGTTTTCATACAATGCGTTGGCTCAAGAACCCAGCAAAAGGGATTACCATACTGCTCAAGCGTGTGTTGCATGTATGCCACAAAAGAGGCAATCCTAATCAGAGAACACGACCCAGAATGTGAAGTTTACATTTTGTATATGGATCTAAGAGTATATGGGAAACGATTCCAGGAATTCGTGAGCAGAGCCAGAGACGAATGGGGCGTCAAATACGTTAATGGGCGTCCATCCGCAATCCTAGAAGACCTTTCGACAAAAGATCTCTTGGTTCGATACTTGGACGTCTTTGGTGGAAAGATAGAAGAGTTGCGTACTGATTTGGTTGTGCTTTGTCCAGCTTTGATTCCAAGAGAAGACAATAAGGTTCTGGCAAAAACTTTCTGTTTAGAATTAAATGAATACGGCTTTTTCAAAACGAAAGACCCGCTACTTGCATCTGTTGAAACAAACGTAGGAGGAATCTTCGTTTGTGGATATTGTCAAGCACCTAAGGATATTTCTGAGTCGGTTACACAAGCCAGTGCGGCAGCAGCTAGAGCCGCGGAGGTAACTGTATCCGCTGTTGTGAGGTAA
- a CDS encoding FAD-dependent oxidoreductase, protein METGEEEIRIGVFVCHCGFNIGGVVDVPTIVEYAKTLPNVVCAEEDLYMCSSAGLNLIKERIKKYKLNRVVVASCTPATHEPVFRNACEEAGLNKYLFEMVNIREHCSWVHMHHPKEATEKAKDLVRMAVAKASFLESQIEPELEINPSALVIGGGIAGMTAAMSLARQGFDVHLVEKETELGGMLRYLYKLQPTERDASEILREAVTAVKAYGNIHLHMSTLVKEVQGFIGNFDVTLQKSGSNEHVQINVGTMIVATGAEDFKPLGMFGYGENENVVTQLGLEQLLERGEFKRPKRVVMIQCVGAREKTGRTYCSRICCMVALNNALLLKKLYPDMEISILFRDLQTYGEYEDFYREARAKFINFIRYDMNRSPKVTSKPDGKLTVTVYDAYLDAEIELDSDLIVLSVPLVQHEDGRKLSSILKVPVGFDGFFFEAHPKLRPVDFASDGIYVCGTAHGPKNVNESIAQACAAASRAGIPMAVRKIKAEAVKASVDEDICVTCDACVVSCIFNAIEAASFGLPNIIEANCKGCGVCAAECPMGAMQLIHFTDRQIVAAIEALLKPKKTASLGDSFEPIILCFACQWCSYGAADLAGISRIQYPPNVRILRVPCSGRVDVLHVLKAFQNGVDGVIITGCLIGDCHYIDGNIKAKSRVEVMKKSLPALGINPERLEIDYASSSEGQKFATMMTNFVEKIRKLRPNPLRVEGGGD, encoded by the coding sequence ATGGAAACGGGTGAAGAAGAAATAAGAATCGGCGTGTTTGTCTGCCACTGCGGCTTCAACATTGGCGGAGTAGTCGACGTACCAACTATTGTAGAGTATGCTAAAACGTTGCCTAATGTTGTTTGCGCCGAAGAAGACCTCTACATGTGCTCATCAGCTGGATTAAACCTCATCAAGGAACGCATAAAGAAGTATAAACTCAACCGAGTTGTAGTCGCATCTTGCACGCCCGCAACCCATGAACCAGTTTTCAGAAATGCGTGCGAAGAAGCTGGGTTAAACAAGTACCTTTTTGAAATGGTTAACATAAGGGAGCACTGCTCATGGGTTCACATGCACCATCCAAAAGAAGCAACAGAAAAAGCCAAAGACCTTGTCAGAATGGCTGTTGCCAAAGCAAGCTTCCTTGAGTCGCAGATAGAGCCAGAACTCGAGATAAATCCCTCAGCGCTGGTTATAGGCGGGGGCATAGCTGGGATGACCGCGGCTATGTCCCTTGCAAGACAAGGCTTCGACGTCCACTTGGTTGAGAAGGAAACGGAACTTGGTGGAATGCTGAGATATTTGTATAAGCTGCAGCCTACCGAACGTGATGCCTCAGAAATACTGCGTGAAGCTGTTACAGCCGTCAAAGCCTACGGCAACATACACTTGCACATGTCAACTCTTGTTAAAGAGGTGCAGGGTTTCATTGGAAATTTTGACGTAACGCTTCAGAAGAGTGGTTCAAACGAGCATGTGCAAATCAACGTAGGTACAATGATCGTAGCCACCGGAGCTGAAGATTTCAAGCCGTTGGGAATGTTTGGATATGGGGAAAATGAAAACGTTGTGACGCAACTTGGACTTGAACAGCTTCTTGAAAGGGGTGAATTTAAAAGGCCTAAAAGGGTTGTTATGATCCAATGTGTCGGGGCCCGAGAAAAAACTGGCAGAACGTACTGTTCAAGAATATGCTGCATGGTAGCCCTCAACAACGCTCTACTCCTCAAAAAATTGTATCCAGATATGGAAATCAGCATACTTTTCCGTGACCTGCAAACTTACGGAGAATACGAAGATTTTTACCGTGAGGCGAGGGCGAAGTTCATCAATTTCATTCGCTATGACATGAACCGATCTCCAAAAGTCACTTCAAAACCTGATGGAAAACTGACGGTTACAGTTTATGACGCGTACTTGGACGCTGAGATTGAACTAGACAGCGACTTAATTGTTTTGTCAGTGCCTCTAGTTCAGCATGAAGATGGGAGAAAACTCTCTTCTATACTTAAAGTACCTGTGGGCTTTGACGGCTTCTTTTTTGAGGCTCATCCAAAGCTTAGACCTGTTGACTTTGCATCAGACGGCATATATGTTTGTGGCACCGCCCACGGTCCGAAAAATGTTAACGAAAGCATCGCTCAAGCCTGTGCTGCAGCCTCCAGGGCAGGGATTCCGATGGCTGTTAGAAAAATAAAGGCTGAAGCCGTTAAGGCATCAGTTGACGAGGACATCTGTGTCACGTGCGACGCGTGTGTAGTTTCATGCATTTTCAACGCCATTGAGGCGGCATCCTTTGGACTGCCAAATATTATTGAGGCCAATTGCAAAGGCTGCGGTGTATGTGCAGCAGAATGCCCTATGGGTGCCATGCAGCTCATACACTTTACAGATAGGCAGATTGTAGCGGCCATTGAAGCCTTGCTCAAACCGAAGAAGACTGCAAGCTTGGGTGATAGTTTTGAGCCGATTATACTGTGCTTTGCATGTCAATGGTGTTCTTATGGTGCTGCTGACCTCGCGGGTATATCAAGGATTCAATATCCGCCAAATGTTCGAATCTTGCGTGTTCCATGTAGCGGCAGGGTGGATGTGCTTCATGTTTTAAAGGCTTTTCAGAACGGTGTTGACGGAGTTATCATAACTGGATGCCTCATCGGCGACTGCCACTACATAGATGGTAACATAAAGGCCAAAAGCAGAGTGGAAGTAATGAAAAAATCTCTACCAGCACTTGGCATAAATCCAGAACGGCTTGAAATAGATTATGCTTCATCTTCTGAAGGACAGAAATTCGCGACTATGATGACTAATTTTGTGGAAAAAATAAGGAAGCTCAGACCGAATCCTTTAAGGGTTGAAGGAGGAGGCGACTAG